A section of the Paenibacillus odorifer genome encodes:
- a CDS encoding YkvI family membrane protein, whose amino-acid sequence MKSHVRTLQIAFTYIGTIVGAGFATGQEILKFFTRYGHWAVLTILLSTILFIWLGTKMMVIARRIEAESYEDFNRHLFGEQVGSTISLFTMVVLIGVNSIMLAGAGAIFQEHLGLHYQTGLIITLLGSYFLLKRGISGILQMNSIVVPLMLTLSLIIIFNTFQIPGAGRFLFLDNDRSLFGAWMSPLLYTAFNLGMAQAVLVPMARHTEEEKSLVWGGIIGGTGIGFMLIAAHFAMSSQMPGILKFEIPMGSIAVRLGTVVQTIYLLLIFLEIFSTFVADIYGVAVQLKQRLPLSTALITPLLMLVCYLLSQFGFSSLLSVFYPIFGGLSLVWAVKLLRTPWSSPPGSNTSSNSKEKGNSLVSVKPITRTTRK is encoded by the coding sequence ATGAAATCACATGTCCGAACATTACAGATCGCTTTCACTTATATTGGCACCATTGTAGGAGCCGGATTCGCCACCGGACAGGAAATATTAAAATTTTTCACACGTTACGGGCACTGGGCAGTCCTGACCATCCTGCTCTCAACTATATTGTTCATATGGCTGGGTACAAAAATGATGGTCATTGCTCGGCGAATAGAAGCGGAATCCTATGAAGACTTTAACCGCCACCTCTTCGGGGAACAGGTCGGAAGCACCATCAGTTTGTTCACGATGGTCGTCCTGATCGGAGTAAATAGTATTATGCTTGCAGGGGCCGGCGCTATTTTTCAGGAGCATCTCGGACTTCATTATCAGACTGGACTAATTATCACGTTGCTTGGTTCATACTTTCTGCTAAAACGAGGGATTTCCGGTATTCTGCAAATGAACAGTATTGTTGTACCTTTAATGCTTACTCTGTCACTTATCATTATTTTTAATACTTTTCAAATTCCGGGAGCTGGACGGTTCCTGTTCCTTGATAACGATCGCTCTCTCTTTGGCGCATGGATGTCACCGCTGCTCTACACCGCCTTTAATTTAGGGATGGCACAAGCTGTTTTAGTCCCTATGGCTCGTCACACAGAGGAAGAAAAATCCCTTGTATGGGGCGGTATTATTGGGGGTACCGGGATTGGTTTTATGTTGATCGCCGCACATTTCGCAATGAGCTCACAGATGCCAGGGATTCTCAAATTTGAAATTCCGATGGGCAGCATCGCCGTCCGGTTGGGTACTGTAGTGCAAACTATATATCTCCTGCTGATCTTTTTGGAGATCTTCAGCACTTTTGTCGCCGATATTTATGGAGTAGCTGTACAGCTTAAGCAACGGCTTCCCCTATCAACCGCATTGATTACACCACTTCTGATGTTGGTCTGCTATTTACTGAGCCAGTTTGGCTTTAGTTCACTGCTCTCCGTGTTCTACCCAATCTTCGGAGGTTTATCATTGGTCTGGGCTGTCAAGCTGCTGCGCACGCCATGGTCCTCTCCACCAGGTAGTAATACTTCATCGAACTCAAAGGAGAAGGGGAACAGTCTCGTATCCGTAAAACCAATCACCCGAACTACACGGAAATAA